A region from the Candidatus Thiothrix putei genome encodes:
- a CDS encoding HlyC/CorC family transporter, whose amino-acid sequence MNINEIPLGILFFALFILFLLSAFFSGSETALMSLNRYKLKHQAEKGHTGAVLAQKLLNRPDRLISLILLGNNFVNILITQLATLLGLRLFGDAGLAIATGILTFLLLIFGEITPKTLAAMHPEPIAFIASRIYSAMMKIMWPFIFLLNLITNSLLKLFGATSDETSRVALSHEELRTVVSSAGTHIPQTHLDMLLRVMDMESTTVEDIMIPRSQLVGLDLDEDWNELEEQIINSNFTRLLVYRESLDNVIGFVHLRKLLPLFRDGHLDRERFEASIRPAYYIPESTELTQQLLNFKTENRRIALVVDEYGEIRGLVALEDILEEIVGEFSTVPSSQSREIRRMEDGCYWVDGSIPIRDINRELGSNFTSEEANTINGLILEYLESIPVPGMTMLIDDYPLEIRKTRNNAVKTLIIHPKIQRKTADNDE is encoded by the coding sequence ATGAATATTAATGAGATACCATTAGGCATTCTGTTCTTCGCTCTATTTATTCTGTTTCTACTGTCTGCCTTCTTCTCTGGCTCTGAAACAGCGTTAATGTCTCTTAATCGTTATAAACTCAAGCATCAAGCCGAAAAAGGGCATACTGGAGCAGTTTTAGCTCAAAAACTGTTGAATCGCCCTGACCGCTTAATTAGCTTGATTTTGCTCGGTAATAACTTCGTCAACATTCTGATTACCCAATTGGCGACCTTGCTAGGCTTGCGTTTATTTGGTGATGCTGGGCTGGCCATTGCAACCGGCATTTTGACCTTCCTCCTACTGATTTTCGGTGAAATCACCCCGAAAACTCTTGCTGCGATGCACCCAGAGCCAATTGCATTTATTGCGTCGCGCATTTACTCAGCCATGATGAAGATCATGTGGCCTTTCATTTTTCTACTGAATCTCATTACTAACAGCTTATTAAAACTATTCGGGGCAACCAGCGATGAAACCAGTCGTGTCGCGCTCAGCCATGAGGAGTTACGCACAGTAGTCAGTTCAGCCGGAACTCACATCCCCCAAACACACCTTGATATGCTGTTGCGGGTCATGGATATGGAAAGTACTACGGTGGAAGACATCATGATTCCCCGCAGCCAACTGGTCGGATTGGATCTGGACGAGGATTGGAATGAACTAGAGGAACAGATTATTAACAGCAATTTCACGCGCTTGTTGGTTTACCGTGAAAGCCTTGATAATGTCATCGGCTTCGTACACTTGCGCAAACTCTTGCCGCTATTCCGTGACGGGCATTTGGATAGGGAGCGCTTCGAAGCCAGTATTCGCCCCGCCTACTACATCCCTGAAAGCACAGAGCTGACGCAGCAATTACTGAACTTCAAAACAGAAAACCGTCGCATTGCACTAGTGGTCGACGAATATGGTGAAATTCGTGGCTTAGTCGCCCTAGAGGACATTCTGGAAGAAATTGTCGGTGAATTCTCAACCGTACCAAGTAGTCAATCCCGTGAAATTCGACGCATGGAAGATGGCTGTTACTGGGTGGATGGCAGCATCCCTATCCGCGACATTAACCGCGAGTTGGGTAGCAATTTCACCTCAGAAGAAGCCAACACCATTAACGGCCTTATTTTGGAATACCTTGAATCTATTCCCGTACCGGGTATGACCATGCTAATCGACGATTACCCCCTGGAGATTCGCAAAACTCGCAACAATGCAGTCAAAACCTTGATCATTCACCCTAAAATTCAACGTAAAACAGCAGACAACGATGAGTAA
- the ccsA gene encoding cytochrome c biogenesis protein CcsA has translation MTIILNLFATLAWVTTWLLIGVRLRDRLQTRSPKHRGVLVVLWIIALLLHGGSILHHIGQADGVSISFASASSIVMWLCNLLLFFTMLKRPLETLGILVVPFTLSAMLLPLLNPTQTAVINLNNGLGVHIFTSLLAYSILTLAALQALLLALQNRHLHNHQPGGLVRTLPPLLDMEALLFKLIVLGVILLSFGLLSGALYVDNLFAQHLAHKTILSIVAWIVFTTLLIGHWQYGWRGRIAIRWTLSGFFILMLAFFGSKFVLEFLVK, from the coding sequence ATGACAATAATACTTAACCTGTTCGCGACTCTAGCATGGGTGACGACTTGGCTACTGATAGGGGTACGCTTGAGGGATCGCTTGCAAACCCGCTCACCTAAACATCGCGGTGTATTGGTTGTGCTGTGGATCATTGCGTTACTATTGCATGGCGGAAGCATCTTACATCACATTGGTCAAGCAGATGGGGTATCGATTAGCTTTGCCTCTGCCAGTTCTATCGTCATGTGGCTGTGCAATTTACTGCTGTTTTTCACCATGCTAAAACGCCCTTTGGAAACGTTAGGGATTTTAGTGGTACCTTTTACCTTAAGCGCGATGTTGCTGCCATTACTGAATCCCACTCAAACGGCAGTGATTAACTTGAACAATGGTTTAGGTGTGCACATTTTTACTTCCTTATTGGCTTATAGCATCTTGACTTTAGCTGCTTTACAGGCGCTACTGCTTGCTCTGCAAAATCGTCACCTGCACAATCACCAACCGGGTGGCCTAGTGCGTACTCTGCCTCCCCTGCTGGATATGGAAGCACTATTGTTCAAGCTGATAGTGCTTGGCGTCATTTTGCTGTCATTTGGTTTATTGAGCGGTGCTTTGTATGTCGATAACCTGTTTGCACAACACTTGGCTCACAAAACTATTTTGTCCATTGTGGCTTGGATAGTCTTCACCACGCTACTCATCGGGCACTGGCAATACGGCTGGCGGGGGCGTATCGCTATTCGCTGGACACTCAGTGGCTTTTTCATTTTAATGCTGGCTTTTTTTGGTAGCAAATTCGTGCTGGAGTTCCTAGTAAAATAA
- the ffh gene encoding signal recognition particle protein: MFENLSERLSQTVKKLRGQARLTDENIKDALRDVRMALLEADVALPVVREFTNRVRERAIGQEVLESLSPGQALIKVVNDELVDLMGKANESLSLNAQPPAVILMAGLQGAGKTTTVGKLTRFLKERQNKSVMVASCDVYRPAAIKQLETIAGQTGGVFFPSEVAQKPVEIAKAAIAQAKLKYMDVLIIDTAGRLHVDADMMAEIQAIHAAVNPIETLFVVDSMTGQDAANTAKAFGDALPLTGVVLTKADGDARGGAALSVRYITGKPIKFIGMGEKLDALEPFHPERMASRILGMGDVLSLIEEAQRQVDHKKAAQLAKKLNKGKSFDFEDLRDQMLQMQKMGGMAGLMDKLPGMGNLPANVKDQANDKEVRRMIAIINSMTLEERRNPDIIKASRKRRIASGCGLQVQDVNRLLKQHLQMSKMMKQFSKGGLRKLMGGMKGKLPMGGGGFPPMGGFPG, encoded by the coding sequence ATGTTCGAGAATTTAAGTGAACGTCTTTCGCAGACGGTAAAAAAACTACGCGGTCAGGCTCGTTTGACCGATGAGAATATTAAAGATGCACTGCGTGATGTGCGAATGGCACTGTTGGAGGCGGATGTGGCGCTGCCGGTGGTACGCGAATTCACCAATCGGGTGCGTGAACGGGCCATTGGGCAAGAGGTATTGGAAAGTCTTAGCCCCGGTCAAGCCTTGATTAAAGTGGTCAACGACGAGTTAGTTGATCTCATGGGCAAGGCGAATGAAAGCTTGTCTTTGAACGCTCAGCCCCCCGCCGTCATTTTGATGGCAGGTCTACAAGGTGCGGGTAAAACCACGACGGTTGGTAAATTAACGCGTTTCTTGAAAGAGCGTCAGAATAAGTCCGTGATGGTGGCGAGTTGCGATGTTTACCGTCCTGCTGCGATTAAACAGCTTGAAACCATCGCAGGGCAAACGGGCGGGGTTTTCTTTCCCAGTGAGGTAGCGCAAAAGCCAGTTGAGATTGCTAAAGCCGCAATAGCACAAGCGAAGCTTAAGTATATGGATGTGCTGATCATTGACACAGCAGGGCGCTTGCACGTTGATGCAGATATGATGGCAGAAATCCAAGCGATTCATGCGGCTGTGAACCCGATTGAAACTCTGTTCGTCGTGGATAGTATGACGGGGCAGGATGCCGCTAATACTGCCAAAGCATTTGGTGATGCCTTGCCGTTGACGGGGGTGGTGTTAACGAAGGCGGATGGAGATGCACGAGGTGGTGCGGCCTTATCGGTGCGGTACATCACGGGCAAACCAATTAAGTTCATCGGGATGGGCGAAAAGCTGGATGCTTTGGAGCCTTTCCATCCAGAACGTATGGCCTCGCGTATTTTGGGTATGGGCGATGTGCTAAGTTTGATCGAAGAAGCCCAGCGTCAGGTTGACCATAAGAAAGCGGCACAGTTAGCCAAAAAGCTTAACAAAGGCAAGTCCTTCGATTTTGAAGATTTGCGTGACCAAATGTTACAAATGCAAAAAATGGGTGGTATGGCTGGCTTGATGGATAAGTTGCCGGGTATGGGGAATTTGCCCGCTAATGTTAAAGATCAGGCCAATGATAAGGAGGTACGTCGTATGATCGCGATCATTAATTCGATGACGTTGGAAGAGCGGCGCAATCCGGATATCATCAAGGCATCCCGCAAACGTAGGATTGCGTCCGGTTGTGGGTTGCAAGTGCAAGATGTTAACCGCCTGCTTAAGCAGCACTTGCAGATGAGTAAAATGATGAAGCAGTTTTCAAAAGGTGGTTTACGCAAGTTGATGGGGGGTATGAAAGGAAAGTTACCGATGGGTGGTGGGGGATTTCCTCCTATGGGAGGCTTTCCAGGGTAG
- a CDS encoding DUF1287 domain-containing protein: MSSVFDMPSLSKWGVSVILTGALMFAGLAGCSTQQAAVDVKRSAPARSNVATPERLSYAALDRLRHRVVYDGRYIPISYPNGDVPSNVGVCTDTVIRSYRKLGIDLQRLVHEDMSRNFHAYPNLTKWGLSRPDPNIDHRRVHNLKAFFQRHGATVPVTGNAADYRPGDLVTWSLGGDQEHIGIVVNRKSSADPRRHLVVHNIAEGEKIEDVLFAMPITGHYRYFPGNTGLKYVSTQ, encoded by the coding sequence ATGAGTAGTGTTTTTGATATGCCGAGCTTGTCCAAATGGGGAGTATCCGTCATTTTGACGGGGGCACTGATGTTTGCTGGGCTGGCTGGCTGTTCAACACAGCAAGCAGCGGTTGATGTAAAGCGTTCAGCGCCAGCGCGAAGCAATGTGGCAACGCCTGAGCGTTTGTCGTATGCAGCATTGGATCGTTTGCGACACCGTGTGGTTTATGACGGTCGTTATATTCCAATTAGTTATCCTAATGGTGATGTGCCGTCGAATGTTGGGGTTTGCACGGATACGGTTATCCGTTCGTATCGCAAGCTGGGGATAGATCTGCAACGTTTGGTGCATGAGGATATGAGCCGTAATTTCCATGCGTATCCCAACCTTACAAAGTGGGGTTTGTCTCGCCCGGATCCCAATATTGATCATCGCCGGGTTCATAATCTGAAAGCTTTTTTCCAGCGCCACGGTGCAACCGTACCAGTGACCGGCAATGCGGCAGACTATCGTCCCGGTGATCTGGTTACGTGGAGTTTGGGGGGGGATCAGGAGCATATTGGAATTGTGGTCAACCGTAAGTCATCTGCTGACCCGCGACGTCATTTAGTCGTTCACAATATTGCTGAAGGTGAAAAAATTGAAGATGTACTGTTTGCTATGCCAATCACGGGGCATTACCGTTATTTTCCCGGTAATACAGGGTTGAAATACGTTTCTACACAGTAG